The Paramicrobacterium fandaimingii DNA segment TTCACGCGCTCTTCCGTGTTTGCCTTGAGAAGGATGGATTCGCCTGCCCACTCGACCGACGGGTCGGTTCCCTTGAAGTCGTAGCGCTGCGTCACTTCCTTGCGCGCCTGGTTGACGGCGTTCTCCGCCTCCATCTTGTCGACCTTGCTGACGATGTCAAACGATGAATCTGCCATGCCCACATGGTAGCCGCATGCGCGGCCGAGCGTGGAACTCATGAGGTGCGCGCACCAGAGAGCTCTGGCTATTCCATTTCCCCGCCCGCGAGGCCAGACTAGAGGTTCATAGTGGGTGGCTCTCGCGAACCGTGAGGAGTGCAGAAGATGAACACGAATGGACTCGTTCGCCAGCTGGATGAATCGGAATGCTGGAACCGCCTTGACAGCGAAGAGCTCGGTCGGCTGGCCCTTGCAGCGGGCGGGGAAGTCGATATCTTCCCCATCAACTTCTACAGCGACGGCGAGAGCATCCTCATTCGCACGGTGCCGGGAACGAAGCTGCTCGAGCTCACCATCCGCGATGCCGTCGCATTTGAGGTTGACGGATTCGATTCCGACTCCGCATGGAGCGTTGTGGTCAAGGGCCACGCACGGGAGCTGCAGCTGCGCAGCGAGATCGACGCGGCCGACGCGCTCCCGTTGACCACCTGGATACCGACGCCGACATACCGGTATGTGCGGATCACGCCCTCCACGCTCACGGGCATTGAGTTTTTGCGCACGCGCGATGGCGAGCGTGTCACGGGCGATGACTGACTCGAGGGGCACGGGGGAGTCGAGACATGAATGAGGAGGCAGAGGCTGTGGGGAATCTGGGCGCGCAGGGTGGGGACAGCAGCCGCATCATCGTCGGCGTTGATGGGTCTGGCTCATCGCGCTCAGCGCTCCGCCGGGCGGTGACGCTTGCCAGATCGCTTCAGTCGAGTCTTGTCGCGATCACCGTCTGGGAGGTTCCGGAGTACTGGTCGATGCACGAAGACACCGGGCGGCTCGCCCTCGAAAACGCAACACGGGCCGCCGCTGCAGCCAGTGAGGATGTCTTCGACGGGGACCCACCTGAGTGGTTCTCGAGTATCGTCACCGAGGGGTCTGCCGCCCGAACTCTCATCGAGCAGAGCGCGGATGCCTCAATGCTCGTCGTCGGAAGCCGCGGGCTCGGCGGATTCAGCGGGCTCCTGCTCGGCTCCGTCAGCGCTGAGTGCTCGCGGTACGCCGAGTGCCCCGTTCTCATCGTGCGCGGACGACGCCGAGAGACCGAGCCCACAACGGACCGCCGTGATGAGACGCAATGAACCAGGAGAACAGATGACAATCTCGAAAGTCGTCGTCGGCTGGAATGCCGACGCTGCGGGCGAAGCCGCACTTGAATGGGCGCTCGAACGGGCGCGGTTGCACCCGCAGCCGATCGCCCTCCTGCGCGTTGTCGATGATTCGGTCGAGCATCCCGGGAGAGACGCGGCTGCAGAGCTTGACGAACGAGTGAATCGCGTGCGTCGCGAGAATCCGTCACTCACCGTGAGTGCTCGGGTCGTGGCGGGCGAAATCATCGCTCGATTCATGGAGGTCTCCGATCCGACGACGCTCACGGTGGTGGGCGTCAACACCAGAGGTGCGATGACGGTGCCGTTCGAATGGACGCTCGCCGTGCTTCTGGCGGCGCGGTCGCACGGCCCCGTCGCCGTGATTCCGACGGAGGTCGAGGACGACCGGCAGGGGATTCTCGTCGGGGTCGACGACTCTGAGTCGGCGCTGAGAGCGGCCGAACTCGCGGTGGAAGAGGCTCTCCCATCTCAGGCGCAGGTGCAGCTCGTGCACGCCTGGCGCCCTCCGCATGTCTGGCGCGGAGGGCAGGACACGAGCGCGCTTGCCTCACCGCACGAGCAGCTCGTTGCGGACTTCGCGTCGGCATTGCACGATCGCCACCCGGAGATCACCCTGACGAACAGTGCGCAGAAGGGCGTTCCGGTCGACGTGCTTCTCGCAGCAACGCCAGCCGTCGTCATTGTGGGCCGTCGAAACAAGACGGCATTCGGGCGGCTGTTTCTCGGCTCGGTCACGAGGGATCTGCTGTACAGCCTCGAGGTTCCCGTCATCGTCGTGCCATGAGCATACGGGCAAGCTCAGGAGTCTGACGGTCGCTCACCGTCGACGGAATGGATCACGCGCGCCGGTGATCCGACGACGATTGTTCGCGCCGGCACATCCTTTGTCACGATCGAACCGGCGCCGACGACGGCATCCTCGCCGATGGTGACGCCGGGGAGCACAGTGACGTTGGCGCCGAGCCAGAGGTTGCTGCCGATCGCGATGCCGCCCTGGTCTTGAAACCGGCACCCGGAAATGATGAAGACGCGTTTTCCGAGCCGGATGTTCTTGCCGAAATCTGATGTGAAGGGTGGAAACACGGTCACGGAATCGTCGACGGGTGCGCCGATCAGCCGCGAGAGCAGCTCCCGAACACGTGCAGGGTCGTTGTAACAGCCGTTGAGCTCGCCCGTGATGCGCAGGGCTTCTTGGCTGGTCTTGTGCATCACCCCGTGCAGGGGAGAGTCGCCTGTGATGGTGCGACCCGAGTTGAGTGCCTCAAGAAGATCATCGAGTTCCATAAGCCCAGGTTATGATGTTACGCCGCGAGAGGCACCGAGAGTTTTCGCAGGGGGCAACTTCGGCGCTCTGGGAGTTGGTCTACTTTTTAGCGACGGGATGTCATGAGCCCGCATTTCGAGGTGTAAGCGGTACCATTAACCCCAAAGTTGAGCGGGGACAATGCGCGGGCCAGGTTGCGTTGATGCAGCGTGCGCGTGGAGTCTGCGAAGCACAATGATATTCAGAAAGCCGGTTCGAATTGGGCAAAGCGCCAACTGTCTATGACGTCGCGGCAAAAGCCGGCGTGTCCGTAGCAACGGTTTCTCGTGTACTGCACAATCCCACCGCTGTTCGTGACAAAACTCGTGATCGAGTGATGGACATCATCCAAGAACTTGCATACCTGCCCAGCGGAAGCGCCCGGACACTAGCCACTCGCCGAAATGGGATCTTCGGACTCTTTTTTCCCGGCTTCGACGGAATCGAACAGCCTGGACCCGTCACACCGACGGATTCTGAGATAACGATTGTCGATGACACGGAATCTGGTTATACCGTTCCGCGCCCCAACACGTATTTTGATGAGGTGCTATTCGGGGCAGAACTGGAGGCGTGGCACAGCGGGTTCGCCCTCATGGTTGCTGCTGGCCGCGGCCCTAGCCAGGAGATGATACTGAACAATATTGCCGGGCACGTCGATGGTCTGGCTGTGATCGCTCGCACCGTAGAGAATGACGTGCTGGAGCGCGTGGCTCGACGCATTCCCGTCGTTGTGGTGTCCGGGGTCCCGGACGACGGCGCGTTCGACCATGTGGTTGTCGACAATGAGCGTGGCATGCATGCTCTGGTGGCACATTTGA contains these protein-coding regions:
- a CDS encoding LacI family DNA-binding transcriptional regulator gives rise to the protein MGKAPTVYDVAAKAGVSVATVSRVLHNPTAVRDKTRDRVMDIIQELAYLPSGSARTLATRRNGIFGLFFPGFDGIEQPGPVTPTDSEITIVDDTESGYTVPRPNTYFDEVLFGAELEAWHSGFALMVAAGRGPSQEMILNNIAGHVDGLAVIARTVENDVLERVARRIPVVVVSGVPDDGAFDHVVVDNERGMHALVAHLIQTREIASLTYVSGPEDSPDNHERLRGFQSAVADSVRELRSTVTEHGDFTQERGFDLGSRLIDEGELSDVLVCGNDQLALGVLDACASRGVSVPRDVLVSGFDGIEATLQCIPRLTSVQQPMAALGRAAMRMLIARLDDPSREPQTEQLPVRILLRQSTE
- a CDS encoding universal stress protein, which encodes MNEEAEAVGNLGAQGGDSSRIIVGVDGSGSSRSALRRAVTLARSLQSSLVAITVWEVPEYWSMHEDTGRLALENATRAAAAASEDVFDGDPPEWFSSIVTEGSAARTLIEQSADASMLVVGSRGLGGFSGLLLGSVSAECSRYAECPVLIVRGRRRETEPTTDRRDETQ
- a CDS encoding pyridoxamine 5'-phosphate oxidase family protein is translated as MNTNGLVRQLDESECWNRLDSEELGRLALAAGGEVDIFPINFYSDGESILIRTVPGTKLLELTIRDAVAFEVDGFDSDSAWSVVVKGHARELQLRSEIDAADALPLTTWIPTPTYRYVRITPSTLTGIEFLRTRDGERVTGDD
- a CDS encoding universal stress protein encodes the protein MTISKVVVGWNADAAGEAALEWALERARLHPQPIALLRVVDDSVEHPGRDAAAELDERVNRVRRENPSLTVSARVVAGEIIARFMEVSDPTTLTVVGVNTRGAMTVPFEWTLAVLLAARSHGPVAVIPTEVEDDRQGILVGVDDSESALRAAELAVEEALPSQAQVQLVHAWRPPHVWRGGQDTSALASPHEQLVADFASALHDRHPEITLTNSAQKGVPVDVLLAATPAVVIVGRRNKTAFGRLFLGSVTRDLLYSLEVPVIVVP
- a CDS encoding DapH/DapD/GlmU-related protein, translated to MELDDLLEALNSGRTITGDSPLHGVMHKTSQEALRITGELNGCYNDPARVRELLSRLIGAPVDDSVTVFPPFTSDFGKNIRLGKRVFIISGCRFQDQGGIAIGSNLWLGANVTVLPGVTIGEDAVVGAGSIVTKDVPARTIVVGSPARVIHSVDGERPSDS